In a single window of the Ooceraea biroi isolate clonal line C1 chromosome 8, Obir_v5.4, whole genome shotgun sequence genome:
- the LOC105275675 gene encoding dedicator of cytokinesis protein 7 isoform X3, with protein MSSVQRAFAHKLSKQHAADVRRQIATSTSYSRDLSKSGSSISGFSSTMSLCEVLEPLDYEDFLGQHQSVLDRDPLKPILDFPPGDVELRVVKRKIRTEEPVVPHESLDTVSPYVKRCIESFTSDWVVIHRKYKGRISPIARDRLLQDTPRQDFEVDQEDANGCGSPNEEDDLSNCGDTPRGSWASLDLRHSQHDPLLPSLLDRVCLETIDQMNEQKRLEDRQEALFPLYAPPISPDDEWQEIGVAPEPTEPFAHKILVKCLQLKLELEVEPIFASLALYDAREKKKVSENFYVDMNSEGLKRMLGGHIAYSDASTLARGCVLSVNKPSPDLFLVVRLEKVLQGDISECAEPYLREDKNKDKVRAAAAAACERLGRYRMPLAWTAIHLSGVIGGGGDADSTGSAGSLDRKSGGLEQWRKKVEPPTRRGSLERRSSDKRRSWSPDDFANCLDSFRPITLTVSSFFKQESERLRDEDLYKLLVELRRPGSNLKRLKCLPGILKLDLSPRPEELPRCLDPDLRRLNPYPDEKSRPVKEILEFPSEVITPDLTYRNLLYLYPKEANFSSRTGSARNIAVRIQLMGGEQEADALTAIFGRSSCPEMTHEYFTSVSYHNKNPNFYDEVKMRLPADLSAKHHLLFTFYHISCQKKAEQPNVETAVAYTWLPLLRDGHLQSGEFSLPAMLDPPPANYSYIAPDVLLPGTRWVDAHRGVFTVILEPVSSVHPQDKYIDRFLSLCGFLETGQVPPRIGEAGMESEVKSALLELARASHSALVRSLPQLLDQLLCLLVRPPTLPSQSLNVAATIFEALGLLVRNITNLPDGQLDAHGRHALLATYIAYQCSLPSMSHGGGVVRAQSNPDLPLEDLEMEIHSRGLDRTASMRQESPSINSQPSRRLLHEELALHWVVSTGQARELAITHSWFFLELIVRSMVVTLSEVNTLEAPRKLRFSPQFCDDIATLIAALTSEVISRCGKEIRVASNLISSLGNFLSDLLSVMDRGFVLSLVRASCCSLSDASMHIPDSAALFALKLDLVRTVCSHEHYVALNLPFGTGYTSGSAPASPSPSTGSSGSLISTLVPGDRARFSELSQEFRQQHFLVGIVLSDLANTLEVPNPMLQNKAIGTVRHLMSCHDADLRYADPAAKARVAALYLPLLSILMDALPQLYHWDSKDKSVYPDESGSITQSVALAIAGGASADTAGNQCRVSLSSEATRHLLMCALWVLKGLERTALAQWCSELSARRILSLLQVLNIATAAFEYKGKKALKRLPPQAAATSDIRSRLEDVILGQGSARSEMMLRRKERITGDKLRWRKDQMPYRSCEQPEGRAVEQDAHIEGALAAEASLVVLDTLESVVQADGGGGAVVGAVLKVLLRALARNQSTSVLQHMFNTQRALVFKYHSALFDEESERCGDLCLTLLTRCSSPLSAVRSHAAASLYLLMRQNFEIGNNFARVKMQVTTSLSALVGRGRAPSEGALRRALKTVLVYAERDTELADTSFPEQVKDLLFNLHMILSDTVKMKEFQEDPEMLLDLMYRIAKGYQGSPDLRLTWLANMAQQHMERKNHTEAAMCLVHSAALVAEYLHLLEPGGGGRPVGAVALNPVTPNALEESAVGDDVLARREEGLCLGPDFSESGLAGLLEHAASSFHAAGMYEAIPDVYRVLLPIAEAAHDYKKLANIHGKLHEAYTRVEQLAGKRVFGTYFRVGFYGARFGDLAGEEFVYKEPTLTKLPEIFSRLENFYAERFGAENIVIIKDSNPVDPSKLEPDKAYVQITYVEPYFEAHELRHRPTVFHRNFNIKRFVYATPFTPGGKAHGELREQCKRKTILTVSTHFPYLKTRIRVVARKQIVLSPIEVAIEDIQKKTAEVAAATSQEPPDAKMLQMVLQGCIGTTVNQGPAEVAVVFLSGLREQNAQPTRLQHKLRLCFKDFQKKCLDALRRNKNLIGPDQRDYQRELERNYQRLTERLAPLIAWSGPSLINQQAAPATSPRW; from the exons ATGTCTTCGGTCCAGCGTGCATTTGCCCACAAGCTGAGCAAGCAGCATGCCGCCGATGTGAGGCGGCAAATTGCCACTTCCACTTCTTATTCACGTGATTTATCAAAGAGTGGTAGCAGTATATCAGGATTCTCCTCAACG ATGTCCTTGTGCGAGGTATTGGAGCCATTGGACTACGAAGACTTCTTAGGACAACATCAGTCGGTGCTGGATCGCGATCCCTTGAAGCCTATACTGGACTTTCCACCGGGTGATGTTGAATTGAGAGTTGTGAAACGGAAGATCCGCACGGAAGAGCCAGTAGTTCCGCACGAATCCTT AGATACAGTATCGCCTTACGTGAAGAGATGCATCGAGAGCTTCACTTCAGACTGGGTTGTAATACATCGCAAGTACAAAGGGAGGATCTCGCCTATCGCCAGGGACAGATTGCTCCAGGACACACCCAGACAAGACTTTGAG GTGGATCAAGAAGACGCGAACGGCTGCGGCTCACCGAATGAGGAGGACGATCTCTCCAACTGCGGAGACACCCCGAGAGGATCCTGGGCGAGCCTGGATCTGCGGCATTCGCAACATGATCCACTTCTGCCGAGCTTGCTGGATCGCGTCTGCCTCGAGACGATCGATCAGATGAACGAACAGAAGAGATTGGAGGATCGACAG GAAGCCTTGTTTCCTCTTTACGCCCCGCCGATCTCACCGGACGACGAGTGGCAAGAAATCGGCGTTGCTCCTGAGCCCACGGAGCCTTTCGCCCACAAAATTCTCGTGAAATGTCTGCAGTTGAAGCTAGAATTGGAAGTGGAGCCGATATTCGCGAGCCTTGCGTTGTACGATgctagagaaaagaaaaaa GTGTCGGAGAACTTTTACGTCGACATGAATTCCGAGGGACTGAAAAGAATGCTCGGGGGTCACATCGCTTACAGCGACGCGAGTACCTTGGCCAGGGGCTGCGTTCTGAGCGTCAATAAGCCGAGTCCCGATTTGTTCCTCGTCGTGCGGCTGGAAAAAGTGTTGCAGGGTGACATCTCGGAGTGCGCTGAACCGTACTTGCGCgaggataaaaataaagataag GTCAGAGCTGCCGCCGCTGCGGCGTGCGAACGTCTCGGTCGTTACAGGATGCCTCTCGCGTGGACCGCGATTCATCTGTCGGGTGTAATCGGAGGTGGCGGCGACGCGGATAGCACCGGCAGCGCTGGATCCTTAGACAGAAAGTCGGGCGGGTTGGAGCAATGGCGGAAGAAGGTGGAACCGCCAACGCGACGAGGCTCCCTGGAAAGACGGAGCTCGGACAAGAGACGCAGTTGGTCGCCGGATGATTTCGCCAACTGCCTCGACAGCTTCAG ACCCATCACTTTAACCGTCTCGAGCTTCTTCAAGCAGGAAAGCGAACGTCTTCGCGACGAAGACCTCTATAAGCTTCTGGTCGAGCTGCGAAGGCCTGGTTCTAATCTGAAACGATTGAAGTGCCTGCCAGGAATACTGAAATTGGATCTCAGTCCCAGACCTGAAGAGCTGCCCAGATGTCTGGATCCTGATCTTAGGAGATTAAATCCGTATCCGGATGAGAAGAGCCGACCGGTCAAAGAGATACTCGAGTTCCCGAGCGAAGTCATCACGCCGGACTTAACGTATCGTAATCTGCTGTATCTTTATCCTAAG GAAGCGAACTTCAGCTCCAGAACTGGCTCGGCTCGTAACATCGCTGTGAGAATCCAGTTGATGGGAGGCGAACAGGAAGCTGACGCGCTTACAGCTATCTTCGGCAGATCGTCGTGCCCTGAGATGACGCACGAGTACTTCACTTCCGTATCGTACCACAACAAGAATCCGAATTTTTACGACGAAGTCAAGATGAGGCTGCCTGCAGATTTGAGCGCCAAGCATCACTTGTTATTCACCTTCTATCACATCAGTTGCCAGAAGAAAGCGGAACAGCCCAACGTCGAAACAGCAGTCGCTTATACA TGGCTACCGCTTTTGAGAGACGGTCATCTGCAATCGGGCGAGTTCAGTTTGCCCGCTATGTTGGATCCACCTCCGGCAAACTATTCTTACATTGCACCCGATGTCCTTCTGCCAGGTACCAGATGGGTGGATGCTCACCGAGGAGTCTTTACTGTTATATTGGAGCCCGTTTCCAGCGTACATCCGCAGGACAAATATATCGACag ATTTCTATCGTTGTGCGGCTTTCTAGAGACCGGTCAGGTTCCGCCTCGCATCGGCGAAGCTGGCATGGAGTCAGAAGTGAAATCAGCCCTTCTGGAATTAGCTCGTGCGTCTCACTCCGCGTTGGTGCGATCCCTTCCGCAATTGCTGGATCAATTGCTGTGTCTCTTAGTGCGGCCGCCAACGTTACCGTCCCAGTCGTTGAACGTTGCCGCCACCATTTTCGAAGCCTTAGGCCTGCTCGTGCGAAATATTACCAACTTGCCGGACGGGCAATTGGACGCGCACGGCAGACACGCGCTCCTGGCTACTTACATCGCGTATCAGTGCTCGTTGCCAAGCATGTCTCACGGCGGAGGCGTTGTGCGAGCGCAGAGCAACCCCGATTTGCCTCTGGAAGATTTAGAGATGGAGATCCATTCGCGAGGGCTGGACAGAACAGCGTCGATGCGGCAGGAATCGCCGTCGATCAACAGCCAACCTAGCAGAAGACTTCTGCACGAGGAGCTCGCCTTGCACTGGGTCGTGTCGACCGGCCAGGCACGCGAACTGGCGATCACGCATTCGTGGTTCTTCCTGGAACTGATAGTGCGTTCGATGGTTGTCACGCTGTCTGAGGTGAACACGTTGGAGGCACCGCGGAAATTGAGATTCTCACCACAGTTCTGTGACGACATCGCGACGCTGATCGCCGCATTAACGTCCGAGGTGATATCGCGCTGCGGCAAGGAGATCCGCGTCGCGTCCAACTTGATATCAAGCCTCGGCAATTTTCTCTCCGATCTGCTCTCCGTGATGGACAGAGGTTTCGTGCTATCGCTTGTGCGCGCGAGCTGCTGCTCGCTGTCGGACGCGTCAATGCACATCCCCGACTCCGCGGCGTTGTTCGCTTTGAAACTCGATCTCGTGAGGACGGTGTGCTCGCACGAACACTACGTAGCGCTGAATCTACCGTTCGGCACGGGTTACACGTCCGGATCCGCCCCGGCGTCACCGAGTCCGTCGACCGGCAGCTCGGGCAGCCTGATCTCTACTCTCGTGCCTGGAGACAGGGCCAGATTCTCGGAACTGAGTCAGGAGTTCAGGCAACAGCACTTCCTCGTCGGTATCGTTCTCTCCGACCTGGCGAACACCTTGGAGGTACCCAATCCAATGCTGCAGAACAAGGCGATTGGCACCGTGCGACACCTTATGAGTTGCCACGACGCCGATCTGCGGTACGCTGACCCCGCAGCGAAAGCAAGAGTCGCCGCGCTGTATCTGCCGCTGCTCAGTATTCTGATGGACGCTTTGCCGCAGCTTTATCACTGGGACTCCAAGGACAAGAGCGTCTACCCAGACGAGTCCGGATCGATCACGCAATCAGTGGCGCTGGCGATCGCCGGTGGCGCGTCGGCAGACACCGCGGGCAATCAGTGCCGCGTGTCTTTGAGCTCTGAGGCCACTCGACATTTGCTGATGTGCGCTCTATGGGTGCTCAAGGGATTGGAGCGAACTGCACTGGCACAATGGTGCTCCGAGCTTAGCGCGAGACGTATCCTGAGCTTGCTGCAGGTATTGAACATTGCCACCGCAGCTTTCGAGTACAAAGGCAAAAAAGCGCTCAAACGACTGCCGCCCCAAGCGGCGGCCACTAGTGATATCAGATCGCGATTGGAGGACGTGATCCTCGGCCAGGGAAGCGCCAGAAGCGAGATGATGCTGCgaaggaaggagagaataACCGGCGACAAATTACGGTGGCGCAAGGACCAAATGCCCTACAG ATCATGCGAACAGCCGGAAGGAAGGGCTGTGGAACAGGATGCTCATATAGAAGGAGCGTTAGCAGCCGAGGCTTCTCTTGTTGTATTGGATACCCTGGAATCCGTAGTTCAAGCTGATGGCGGTGGAG GTGCAGTTGTTGGAGCGGTGTTGAAGGTGCTGCTAAGGGCGCTGGCTAGAAACCAAAGTACGTCGGTGCTTCAGCACATGTTCAACACGCAGCGAGCTCTGGTCTTCAAGTATCACAGCGCACTGTTCGACGAGGAAAGTGAGCGCTGCGGAGATCTGTGCTTGACATTGTTGACTCGATGCAGCTCACCTCTGAGCGCCGTCAGGAGCCACGCGGCTGCGAGCTTGTACCTACTGATGCGGCAGAACTTTGAAATTGGGAAT AATTTTGCACGCGTCAAAATGCAAGTCACAACGTCCCTATCCGCTCTCGTTGGGAGAGGTAGAGCACCCAGCGAGGGAGCATTGCGCAGAGCCCTGAAAACAGTGTTGGTGTACGCTGAAAGAGATACGGAGCTTGCGGACACGAGTTTCCCCGAGCAAGTGAAAGATCTACTGTTCAATCTTCATATGATCCTTTCCGATACCGTTAAGATGAAAGAGTTCCAAGAGGATCCTGAAATGCTGCTGGATTTGATGTACAG aatcgcGAAAGGCTATCAAGGCTCGCCGGATCTTCGGCTTACCTGGCTTGCAAACATGGCGCAGCAGCACATGGAGAGGAAGAATCACACGGAAGCCGCAATGTGTCTGGTGCACAGCGCCGCTCTGGTAGCGGAATACCTGCATTTATTGGAACCCGGTGGTGGCGGTCGACCCGTAGGCGCCGTCGCTTTGAATCCCGTGACACCGAATGCTCTCGAGGAAAGCGCCGTGGGCGATGATGTGCTGGCCAGAAGGGAGGAAGGGCTCTGCTTGGGACCTGATTTTTCGGAGAGTGGACTGGCAGGGTTGCTGGAACACGCGGCTAGCTCTTTTCACGCAGCCGGGATGTACGAGGCTATTCCCGACGTGTACAGAGTGTTGCTGCCTATAGCAGAAGCTGCGCACGACTATAAGAAACTGGCCAACATTCACGG GAAACTTCACGAGGCGTATACGCGCGTGGAACAGTTGGCCGGCAAACGTGTCTTCGGCACGTACTTCAGGGTTGGTTTCTACGGTGCGAGATTCGGCGACCTCGCCGGTGAGGAATTCGTGTACAAGGAGCCGACCCTGACGAAGCTCCCGGAGATATTCTCGAGGCTTGAGAACTTCTACGCCGAGAGATTCGGCGCGGAGAATATAGTCATAATAAAGGACTCTAATCCGGTGGATCCCAGCAAGCTGGAACCTGACAAGGCTTACGTGCAAATCACCTACGTGGAACCGTACTTCGAGGCGCACGAACTGAGACACAGGCCCACGGTTTTCCATCGGAATTTCAATATAA AACGCTTCGTGTACGCGACACCTTTCACACCCGGCGGTAAAGCCCACGGCGAGCTGCGCGAGCAGTGTAAACGCAAGACGATATTGACGGTGTCGACACATTTCCCGTACCTGAAAACCAGGATTCGAGTCGTGGCTCGTAAACAGATAGTCCTGAGTCCCATCGAAGTGGCGATCGAAGACATACAGAAGAAGACCGCCGAG GTGGCCGCCGCGACCTCTCAGGAACCACCTGACGCGAAGATGCTGCAGATGGTCCTGCAGGGATGCATCGGCACGACTGTCAATCAAGGACCGGCCGAGGTAGCGGTGGTGTTTCTGTCCGGTTTGCGCGAGCAGAACGCGCAGCCGACCCGATTGCAGCACAAACTCCGTCTGTGCTTCAAGGATTTCCAGAAAAAGTGTCTCGACGCTCTGCGTCGCAATAAGAACTTGATCGGTCCCGATCAGCGGGATTATCAGCGGGAGTTGGAGAGAAATTACCAAAGATTGACCGAACGACTGGCGCCCCTCATCGCTTGGAG CGGACCGTCCTTAATTAATCAGCAAGCTGCACCGGCAACTTCTCCACGTTGGTAG